From Carassius gibelio isolate Cgi1373 ecotype wild population from Czech Republic chromosome B21, carGib1.2-hapl.c, whole genome shotgun sequence, the proteins below share one genomic window:
- the gpn3 gene encoding GPN-loop GTPase 3 has protein sequence MPRYAQLVMGPAGSGKSTYCATMLEHCQALNRSVQVVNLDPAAEHFEYPVMADIRELIHVDDVMEDDSLRFGPNGGLIFCMEYFANNFDWLEESLGHVEDDYILFDCPGQIELYTHLPVMKQLVEQLQQWEFRVCGIFLVDSQFMVENFKFISGVMAALSAMVILEIPQINIMTKMDLLSPKAKKEIEKYLDPDMYSMMEDNSVSLRSKKFKKLTKAICGLIDDYSMVRFLPFDRTDEEGISIVLQHIDFSIQYGEDLEFKEPKEIDGEPSNTNFDEFFQDRDDS, from the exons ATGCCTCGATACGCTCAACTAGTGATGGGACCTGCCGGAAGTGGAAAG aGTACTTACTGTGCCACAATGTTAGAGCATTGTCAGGCCCTCAATCGATCTGTACAGGTGGTGAATCTGGATCCAGCTGCAGAACATTTTGAGTATCCTGTCATGGCAG ACATACGAGAACTGATTCACGTAGATGACGTAATGGAGGATGACTCTCTGAGATTCGGCCCCAATGGAGGACTGATCTTCTGTATGGAGTACTTTGCCAACAACTTTGACTGGCTGGAGGAGAGTCTTGGTCATGTGGAGGATGACTACATACTCTTTGATTGCCCTG GTCAGATCGAGCTGTACACACATCTGCCTGTAATGAAGCAGCTTGTGGAGCAATTGCAGCAGTGGGAGTTTCGTGTGTGTGGAATCTTCCTGGTTGACTCACAGTTCATGGTCGAGAACTTCAAG tttaTCTCTGGAGTTATGGCTGCTTTGAGTGCTATGGTGATATTAGAAATCCCACAAATCAACATAATGACCAAAATGGATCTACTCAGTCCAAAGGCTAAGAAAGAAATAGAGAA GTATCTGGACCCAGATATGTACTCAATGATGGAGGACAACTCTGTATCTTTGAGAAGCAAGAAATTTAAGAAACTAACCAAGGCCATATGTGGTTTG ATTGATGATTACAGCATGGTTCGTTTCCTGCCCTTTGACCGCACTGATGAAGAGGGTATCAGCATTGTCCTGCAGCACATTGATTTCTCCATACAATATGGTGAAGATCTGGAGTTTAAAGAGCCCAAG gAAATCGATGGGGAACCCAGTAACACAAATTTTGACGAGTTCTTCCAAGACCGAGATGATTCTTGA
- the LOC127986204 gene encoding protein FAM216A: protein MKKNVKFIENSDKSRPYHKKSLLPLRPSGLNHVQTGKTNSVFGHKIQRPATVQIPEQDRDIKTIHIPKTITAAPFLQHPGLTPGQKRFLYSIAEAYSKDHMRQLICQHYMNVLHRCIRTVPDANVNLNVKLQVSTYTPQEEPKTNSQSASTSKTKESGKRSSEKVKKTTFPKIVKHQSTSSGFAKSNKIHSRKRRTTPAKHASSRESHPWEDDFEWEAAELDSYIAGHMSGLSFNESEDDDEDFLFLS, encoded by the exons ATGAAAAAGAACGTGAAATTCATTGAAAACAGCGATAAAAGTCGTCCTTACCACAAAAAGTCGCTTTTGCCTTTAAG GCCATCTGGTCTCAACCATGTGCAAACTG GCAAAACAAACTCAGTATTTGGACACAAAATACAAAGACCTGCAACTGTACAAATTCCAGAACAAGATCGGGACATTAAAACTATTCATATCCCTAAAACCATAACTGCTGCTCCATTTTTACAG CACCCAGGCCTGACACCCGGACAGAAGCGTTTTCTGTATAGTATCGCAGAGGCCTACAGTAAAGATCACATGCGGCAGTTAATATGTCAACACTATATGAATGTATTACACCGCTGTATCAGGACAG TGCCAGATGCGAATGTGAATCTAAACGTGAAGCTGCAGGTGTCAACATACACCCCACAAGAGGAGCCCAAGACAAATTCTCAAAGTGCATCTACGAGCAAGACGAAAGAAAGTGGAAAACGATCTTCAGAGAAAGTCAAGAAAACAACTTTTCCCAAAATTGTCAAGCATCAAAG TACGTCCTCTGGATTTGCAAAATCAAACAAGATACATTCAAGAAAGAGAAGGACTACCCCTGCAAAACATGCTTCGTCACGGG AATCACATCCATGGGAAGATGACTTTGAATGGGAGGCGGCTGAATTGGACTCTTATATTGCTGGACACATGAGTGGCCTGTCTTTCAATGAATCGGAAGACGATGACGAGGACTTTCTATTCCTCAGCTAA
- the ube2g1b gene encoding ubiquitin-conjugating enzyme E2G 1b: MTEQSALLLRKQLAELNKNPVEGFSAGLIDDDDIYQWEVVVIGPQDTLFEGGFFKAHLIFPHDYPLRPPKMKFITEIWHPNVAKNGDVCISILHEPGEDKFGYEKPEERWLPIHTVETIMISVISMLADPNGDSPANVDAAKEWREDPNGEFKRKVARCVRKSQEMAFD; this comes from the exons ATGACTGAGCAATCGGCCCTGCTTCTGCGAAAACAGCTAGCAG AGCTCAATAAAAACCCAGTGGAAGGTTTTTCTGCTGGTCtgattgatgatgatgatatctATCAGTGGGAAGTTGTCGTGATCGGCCCTCAAGACACACTGTT CGAAGGTGGATTTTTTAAGGCGCATCTCATTTTTCCTCATGATTACCCACTTCGGCCTCCCAAGATGAAGTTTATTACGGAGATTTGGCATCCTAATG TCGCAAAGAATGGGGATGTGTGCATCTCCATCCTTCATGAGCCAGGAGAGGATAAATTTGGTTATGAGAAACCTGAGGAGCGTTGGCTGCCCATCCACACCGTAGAGACCATCATGATTAGTGTGATCTCCATGTTAGCTGACCCCAATGGTGACTCGCCAGCCAATGTGGATGCAGCT AAAGAGTGGCGAGAGGATCCCAACGGCGAGTTCAAGAGGAAAGTCGCCCGCTGTGTGAGGAAAAGCCAAGAAATGGCATTCGACTAG
- the LOC127986139 gene encoding aquaporin-3-like, with product MGRQKVILEKMARMFHVRNELIRQALAECLGTLILVMFGCGAVAQLILSRGSHGMFLTVNFAFGFAATLGILVCGQVSGGHINPTVTFSLCLLGREPWRKFPVYFLAQTLGAFLGSGIIFGMYIDAIWDYGQGSLVVVGDNATAGIFATYPSKHLTLLNGFFDQVIGTAALIVCILAIVDPYNNPIPQGLEAFTVGFVVLVIGQSMGFNSGYAVNPARDLGPRIFTAVAGWGSEVFSANSYWSFVPIFAPFIGAMLGVMVYQLMVGYHVEGEAIDKRETEEKEDKERLKLSPISEKETA from the exons ATGGGAAGACAGAAGGTGATCCTGGAAAAGATGGCTCGGATGTTCCATGTTAGGAATGAGCTGATACGACAGGCACTGGCCGAATGCCTGGGCACTCTCATTCTAGTG ATGTTTGGATGTGGTGCGGTCGCCCAGTTGATTCTTAGCAGAGGCTCTCATGGAATGTTTCTGACGGTGAATTTTGCTTTTGGGTTCGCTGCTACACTGGGAATCCTAGTTTGTGGGCAAGTTTCAG GAGGTCATATAAACCCTACTGTGACCTTTTCCCTTTGTTTGTTGGGGAGAGAACCCTGGAGGAAATTTCCCGTGTACTTCCTGGCCCAGACTCTGGGGGCTTTTCTTGGCTCAGGAATAATATTTGGCATGTATATTG ATGCAATTTGGGACTATGGACAAGGTTCTCTAGTTGTTGTAGGGGACAATGCAACGGCTGGAATCTTTGCTACATACCCTTCTAAACACCTTACTTTGCTCAATGGCTTCTTTGATCAG GTGATTGGCACAGCAGCTCTCATAGTTTGTATCCTCGCCATTGTCGACCCTTACAATAACCCAATTCCACAAGGACTGGAGGCCTTCACTGTGGGCTTTGTAGTTCTAGTGATTGGTCAGTCCATGGGTTTTAACTCGGGTTATGCTGTAAACCCAGCCAGAGACTTGGGGCCTCGGATCTTCACCGCAGTTGCTGGATGGGGCTCAGAAGTGTTCTC AGCAAACTCTTACTGGTCTTTTGTACCCATCTTTGCCCCATTCATTGGTGCCATGTTGGGTGTGATGGTGTATCAGCTGATGGTGGGATACCATGTGGAAGGAGAAGCAATAGATAAAAGGGAAACAGAGGAAAAAGAAGATAAGGAAAGACTCAAACTCTCTCCTATTTCTGAGAAGGAGACAGCGTAA
- the arpc3 gene encoding actin-related protein 2/3 complex subunit 3: protein MPAYHSSLMDADTKLVGNMAMLPLKTQFKGPAAKETKDTDIIEEAIYYFKANVFFKNYEIKNEADRTLIYTTLYISECLKKLQKCSSRSQGEKEMYTLGITNFPIPGEPGFPLNAMYVKPSNKQEEETMRAYLQQIRQETGLRLCDRVFDPQTDKPSKWWVCFVKKQFMNKSLSAPGQ from the exons ATGCCG GCTTACCACTCAAGCCTGATGGATGCAGACACCAAACTGGTGGGGAATATGGCAATGTTACCCCTCAAAACACAGTTTAAGGGTCCTGCTGCTAAAGAAA CCAAAGACACGGATATTATCGAAGAGGCCATCTACTACTTCAAAGCCAATGTTTTCTTCAAGAATTATGAAATTAAG AATGAGGCCGATCGAACTTTGATCTACACCACTCTTTACATCTCTGAATGCCTCAAGAAGCTCCAGAAG TGCAGTTCAAGGAGTCAAGGAGAGAAGGAGATGTACACGCTGGGAATTACCAACTTTCCCATCCCCGGAGAACCTGGCTTCCCTCTGAATGCCATGTATGTGAAACCCTCCAACAAACAGGAGGAAG AAACGATGAGAGCTTACCTGCAACAAATCCGACAGGAGACGGGACTGAGATTGTGTGACCGTGTGTTCGACCCGCAGACAGACAAACCAAGCAAG tGGTGGGTgtgttttgtgaagaaacagttcATGAACAAAAGTCTGTCTGCACCTGGCCAGTAA
- the vps29 gene encoding vacuolar protein sorting-associated protein 29 yields the protein MLVLVLGDLHIPHRCNTLPAKFKKLLVPGKIQHILCTGNLCTKETYDYLKTLAGDVHIVRGDFDENLNYPEQKVVTVGQFKIGLIHGHQVIPWGDMASLALLQRQLDVDILISGHTHKFEAFENENKFYINPGSATGAYCALESNITPSFVLMDIQASTVVTYVYQLIGDDVKVERIEYKKS from the exons ATG CTGGTCCTTGTGTTAGGTGACCTTCACATTCCCCACCGATGCAACACCCTGCCTGCCAAATTCAAGAAGTTGCTAGTGCCTGGCAAAATTCAGCACATCCTCTGCACGGGAAACCTTTGTACAAAAGAGACCTATGACTACCTGAAAACACTCGCTGGAGACGTGCACATTGTCAGAGGAGACTTCGATGAG AACTTGAATTATCCAGAGCAGAAGGTGGTGACGGTTGGGCAGTTCAAAATCGGTCTGATCCACGGACACCAAGTGATCCCGTGGGGTGACATGGCGAGCTTGGCACTGCTTCAAAGGCAGCTGGATGTGGATATCCTCATTTCTGGTCACACACACAAATTTGAGGCGTTTGAGAATGAAAATAAGTTTTATATTAACCCTGGCTctgccacaggggcctattgtgcactggAAAG CAACATCACACCATCTTTTGTTTTGATGGACATTCAAGCATCTACAGTGGTAACGTATGTCTATCAGCTCATTGGAGACGACGTCAAAGTCGAGAGAATCGAGTACAAAAAGTCTTAA